AATTCTGCTACTTCTTGTCCAAACTGAGCTTTCAGCTGATCGTAAGTACATGTTGTATCTTCAATGGTATCATGTAAAAGGGCAGCAACAAGAGCCGTACAATCCAATTCCATCTCGGCAAGAATTATAGCAACCTCAACCGGATGAATAATATATGGCTCTCCTGATATTCTCTGTTGACCCATATGTGCTGCTTTTGATACAGAGTATGCTTTTTCAAGCATCTCAAAGTTGCAGCCAGGGTCGTATTTTTTAACTTTCTCAACAAGTACTGAAAAGCTGTCTATCAATGTGTCCCTCCACCTGTCAAACGACTCCCGAATGAATTACATAATTAATCTTGTTAGAATTTTACTAAAGAATCAACTTTATAACCTTTGAGCTTATCTCTTCCATTCAGGGACATAAGCTCAATAAAGTATACTATTCCTGCAACCTCTCCTCCCAGCTTCTCAATAAGTTTAATATTAGCTTGAGTTGTTCCGCCGGTTGCAAGAAGATCGTCAACTATTAACACTCTCTGTCCCGGCTTGATTGCATCTGAGTGCATTTCGAGGACATCTTTTCCGTATTCCAGATCATATTCTTCACGTACGGTTTTATATGGGAGTTTTCCTTTCTTTCTGACAGGAACAAAGCCCTTATTCATGTGGTACGCTAGGGGTGCACCAAAAATAAATCCTCTTGACTCTGAACCTACAATAATATCAAAATCTCCCATCTTTTCCGCAAGTGTCCTGAATGTGTCCATACATGCTCTGAATGCTTCGGGGTCCTGAAGAACTGTTGTAATATCAATAAAATCGATTCCTTCCTTAGGAAAATCCATAACGTGTCTGAGTTTATCTTTAAAATTCATAGTAAACTCCTCTCATAAATAAATATTATATCATACATAAATATATTATAAATAAATAAATCCAAGGTTACAAGGTTGTATAAATTTACTGTAGGAAAATATTATTTTTTCTGTAAGTAAAAAAGGACTAAAACACAAGTATTATTTTATCATGTTTTAGTCCTTTTTGATTACCTCATGTTTTTTGCTTTTGCTGCATATTTTTTCTATTCAACCGGGAATTGCGTTCTTTTTCCAAGCAGATACTCTTTCAGAAGTACATAATCCAGTGCATCTATTGAACCGTTTCCGTCCAAGTCCGCAGCAGTGAGTCCATCGGGGGAAGGGAACTTTGTTATTGTTCCAAGAATGAACTGCTTCATAAGTGAAAAGTCAATTGCATTTATGTCTCCGCTTCCGTCCAAATCTCCATATACAATTTTATTTGCTTGAGTGCTAAATTTCCAATTATTTACATTAAATAAATACCCGCTTCCCCCTGTAAATTTCAGATATAGGTCGTGTACCCCTGTTGCACCGCTGACTGTACAGGATTTTGTTGCCCAAGTCTGCCAGCCTCCGGTTCCTGAGATGTTACAAGTTCCAACAAGTTTTCCATTAGCACTGTCAAGACGTATTTCTATATTGCCTCCACTGGTTGCTGATGCTACACTTGCATCGAATGACGTTGCACCGGTGGAACCAAAATCAACGCCTCTCACCTTTACCCAGTCTCCATTCTCAATATTGCAGACATCACGGCCACCTGAACTGCAATCCTCCGTATTTATACCGCTCTCCTGTGCCATGGTTTCTGCTTCATTAATAACATAAGGATTTACATACTTAAGTTGGGTAAGACCATCTGTTGTAATGTTAACCTTCTGCATAGTTCCGTCTGCGTTGTATGTTATTTTATCTATACAAACACTTCTCTGGTATGTTCTTGCATCACCGCTGGAAGCACCATTAGCTATGGCAACCGCTCTGTTGTGATAAGCTATATACCAGTTATTCTTAAATGAGAATATTGAGTGATGGTTATTATTACCCTCATTAGAAGGAGGGTTTGGCAATACGGTTCCTTTGTATTGGAATCCTGTCATTGGGTTGTCACTCATCATATAATCTATAGTAGCAGCTCCTTTTGAAAAATCGGTAGAATATGAGAAGTAATACTTTCCATTGTACTTGTGAAGCAATGAAGCCTCAAAGAAAATCGGTGCCACAATCTTTGATGCGGAACCGTTAATACTAATCATATCACTGTTAAGCTTAATTACCCTTGTATTCCCCTCGCCATTTCCGCCAAAATATAAATAAGCCTGTCCGTCATCGTCTACAAAAGCGGCCGGATCAAAGCACCAGAATCCGTTAGGGGGATTTACACCGGGAGTGCTTCCGGTTACAAGTGCTTTCCCCAGTGCATCCTTAAAAGGCCCGGAAGGACTGTCGCTTACTGCAACTCCTATTCCGCCGCCGCCATTTCCATAGTACATATAAAATTTATTATTCTTGGCTACAACTGATGGAGCCCATGACAATGAAGCCCAGCCGGATGCTTTAAAAACCTCTCCGTGATCCGTCCAGTTCTTTAAATCATTTGTAGATATACAAGTTATATCATTCATGATATAGCCCGGATTATTTGGATTGTACACATCGTGTGAACAGTATAAATACAGCCTTCCGTTGGCTTCGATACCAGTAGGATCAGCCGTATAGCGCTGGTAAAAAATCGGATAATCGGCGAACACGGTATTAATCCCTGAAATTGATACCAGTATACAAACCACAAGAAGAATTGACAATTTCTTAACTCTCTTAAACATAAAATAAGCCTCCTTAAAAATTTTTAAATTGGGGTTTAAAAATTGAAGCACTAAAATAGCTCCTATGTCACCTGTCTAACATAATGATGAGTTATTACTTACTTTACTGAATTTATTGACACAAATTAACGTAAATTTGGAGAAGTGTATAAATGATTCGATTTCTACATATTAACCTCCCTTCTTAATTTTTATAAATTAATTTTCGAACCAACGAGGCACTTTATTTGATTATCACTAATGCTACGACCGAACAATTTTTCTCAATAATTTGTAGGCATAATTTTTTAATAGGCAGGTGTAAAGAATAGGAGCAAGATGAAAAGATCGATTAGTAAATCTAATTTCAACTCATTATAAAATGTAAACTGTTTCCATCTCAATATAAATTCTTTTGACTTTGGTATAATAATTTTGTGACTCTTTATACTTGGGCAAAAAAAAATACAACAACTTTGTATTTTTTCTCAAAACCTTTTATTATTTATTTTTGTTAAGCTGTTACCTGTAATATTGTAAAACAAGTTGTACATTTCTATAACCATTATACTCATTAATATCAATGTTGAAAATCATATCCAGCTTTATTTTATTGGTGCGTCCTGCATAGATGTTTTGCAACTCTTCATTTCCAAACCTTTCAGCAACATATGAATCAAACTCATCAATATTTCCGAAATAAATGCAGTCGGCAAAACTGTTTCCGCCCTGCAATCTGAGCTTTAGTACTTTTCTTTCGTTTCCGAATACCCCGGCTCGCTTTACCGATATATTTTTTTCAGCAAACAGAGGTTTTGTGTTTCCTTTTCCGTATGGCTCCAAATAATATAATTCTTCTGCCGTCCTCAAATTTATTGCAGATAACGGTATATGTGCGTCAATATATATTTTAGGGATAAGGTCTTCATCTGTAAGTGTAGTAATACTGTTTACCCTTTCTCTTAAAATATCAACTTTGTCAGCGTCTAAACTGAATCCGGCCGCCATTGGATGTCCCCCGAATTTGGTAAACAGTTCCTTACATTTTAAAAGTTCCTCAAACATATTATATTCTTCTATAGAGCGACCCGAGCCTTTTACACAATTCTCACCCTTTGTAAGTATAAATGTGGGAACATTATATTTCTCTCTTACCTTTCCCGCAATGATACCAGCAATACTTTCATGAATTTCCGGCTTATATACTACCAAAACCCTGTCACCTTTTAAATCACTGTTTTCAATTGTTTCAATTGTCTCCTCCACACCTTTTACAGTCATGGATTTTCGTTCATTATTCAGTTCGTATAATTCAGCTGCCAAGACCTCTGCTTCCTGTTGGTCGTCAGTAAGGAGTAATTTCAGCCCCCTCATAGCCCAATCCAACCTTCCGGAGGCATTAATACACGGACCTAATATAAAACCAAGATGATAAACACCGATATTTTTTCCCAATATTCCGGTCTTTTGCAGAAGTGCGCTAAGTCCGATATTTTTTGTATCAGCTATAGCATTAAGCCCCTGTCTTACAAGAATCCTGTTTTCTTCTGTCAAATCAACTACATCACAAACAGTTGCAATTGCAACAAACTCATAAAACTCGCATTCCTCCTCCCGGGGAATACACATTTCCTCGTAAAGTACCTGTGTAAATTTAAACGCTACCCCCGCCCCGCAAAGTAGTTTAAACGGATACTGACATTCTGCCTGCTTCATATCTATAATTGCATCAGCTTCAGGAAGAATGTCAGGTACATCATGGTGGTCTGTAACTATTACTGTCATACCGGATTCTTTTGCATATTGTATCTGTTCTCTTGCTGCAATACCGTTATCACAGGTAATAATCGTGTCAATTCCGTCATTTAAAGCATTTTCAACCAAGCTGTTGCTTATACCGTATCCATCCAGTATCCTGTGAGGAATGGCATAGTCAACAGTTGCCCCGCACCTAGCCAAGGCTTTATATAATATATAAGTACTAACAACCCCATCAACATCGTAGTCGCCAATTATTCGTATTTTTTTATTTAGCTTGATTTTTTCTTTAACAATTGAAACGCCTTTCACAATATCCTTCATTAACTTTGGATGGTTTAAACCTTGCAAATCGGCCTTTATAAATTTTCTGGCATTATCTAAATCCTTTATACCTCTGTTTACTATAATCCTGCAAAGAAGTTCGCTGATTCCCAATTCCTTTGACATTTTCTTAAAGTCAAACTTAGGATTCTTTAGTATCCACTTTTGCAAATCCACCTGACCCCCATATATTAGTATTATTTCATTGAGGCTATGAGAAGCTCAATCGCCGTTCTATCAGTCATTTTTCCAGTTTTAATGGACTCATCCAGTTCAAGGCTATAATACATGGCCTTTTCCAAAATACCTATTTTCATATTTCTGCTTAATGCAAGAACTTTTGAGGCAACAAAAGGTGTTAATCCCATTTGCTTTGCTGCCGCATCCTCTCTCATGCCCTGTTGTTTGAGTAATTTCATTCTGTAAACCATTCTTATTTGTCTTACAATCATGTACATTATTTTCTGCATTGGTTCCTTCAAAGAAGCCATATCATTCAATAGTATCAGTGCTTTGGAAATGTTGCCTTCTGCTACGGCATCAGTTAAATCAAAAATTCTGCTTTTTATGGTTTTTGTACATACCGACTGAACATCATCAATGGAAATCTGCTGTTTATCCTCTGTAAAATTAACTATTTTGTCTATTTCGTTCAGTAGCTCTACCATAGAATATTCACTGTTCTCGACTATATACGATGCTGCAACATTATCTATGTTTTTTTTATGGCTTTTAAATACCTTAACAACCCATTTTACAAGGTCAGCAGGCTTCTGATAATTAAACTCAACAACAAGACCTTTTTTCTTTATAACATTTACCAGCTTAATTCTCTTGTCTACTTCCTGTTCCACAAAGATAAGACATGTATAGGGAGGCATATTTTCAATATAGTCTGCAAGTTTATTATTTTCTGATTTCTTATCAGAACCCTCGCCCCCACCTTTTTTTGACTTAAAAAAGCCGGAGTTCCTCGAAATTACAAGCTTTTTATCACTGAAAACAGGCATTGTCTCACAGTTTTCTATAAGAGTTTCAGTATCTTTTTTACCTTCAAGATATATATAATTTAAATCCTTTGTTTCTTCGTTAACAATCAGGTTGGCTATAGCATTCATATAATACTTTATAAGATAATCTTCCTGACCATAAAAGAGGTATACATTTTGCAGTTTATTTTCCTTTAATTCTTTTTTTAATATATCAAAACTCATATTCTTCCTCTTTTTATTATATTTTTAAGGTAGCATTGTTCTAATGTTAAACCCATTTCCATAGCTGGTTGCAATAACTGCTCCGTTTTCGTCTGTCCTAAAAAGTTTTGTTCCATTCTCTTGAAATGTATCAATAACAAATTGGCTTGGATGGCCGAAATTGTTTCGCCCTACTGAAACAACCCCATATTCCGGCTTGACCGCCTTTATGTAATCGTTGCTTGAGGAGCCTGGAGAACCGTGATGCCCTACTTTTATTATGTCCGCTTTTAAATCCAGACCTTGTTTTAACATTCTCTCCTCTGACGGAATCCCACTGTCCCCTGTAAACAAAACTTTTACATTCTTATAAACTAATTTTAACACTAATGAGCTTTCATTCAAATCCTCTTGGGCAATGCTGTCTATTTTATAAGAGAGCGGGTTTAATACTTCAAATATCGTTTCGTTATCAAGGTTTATTCTATCTCCTTGCTTACATTTGATTACTGAAATATTTTTTTCCTTACAGATACTATTTACTTTCTCCAATCCTCGTCCATCAGTTTCAGGTACAATTACTGTCCCTACAGACAGCTCTCTGAGCACTGCCTCAAGTCCCTCCGTATGGTCAGAGTGTCCGTGGGACGCAATAACAATATCAACTTTTTTCGTACCCCTATCAAGAATATATGGTACCATAACTGACTCACCTATATCAAACTCGGATTTCGAATTTGCTTCACGTCCGCCTCCGTCAATAAGTATTTTTGTACCATGAGCTGTTCTTATAAATGTGCTGTCACCTTGTCCAACATCTAAATAAGTTATTTCAAGTGGCTTAGGTATTAGCGACTTAGCCCCGAATATAATAATTATTAAAATAATAATTGCTCTTTTCAGATGTTTTGTGTATTTTTTAGCCTGAAAATAATTTCTGCCTTTAAATATATAAATTATAAATAAGTAGTAAAATAAAACCATTCCAAATGTTGGGGTAGGTAATTTTAACAATGAAAATGGTATTTTAGAAGTTACTTCTGTAACAAACAATATGAAGGACAGAAATGTGTTATTGATATACCCGATAATAACCGCCAGGTATATATTAAGTAAACCTGCAAAAACCATAATAAAACCTATTATTGTTACAAATTCAACCAAGGGCACAACGAGGATATTAGAAATAATGGAGAATGTTGAAAAATTGTTAAAATAATATAAGGTAACAGGTATAACTCCTAACTGTGCTGCAATTGTTGCTGCAAGAGTATCTGAAATCACGTTGGGGATATATTTGTACTCAGTGAAGGATTTAATTTGCGGATAAAACATGACAAGTGACAGTGTTGCACCGAATGAAAGCTGGAATCCTATATCAAATAGTGTATAGGGATTGATTATTAGTAAAATAAGTGCTGAGGCTGAAATACTTGTATATATATCGGGTTCCCGCATTATGATTCTTCCTGTCAGTATTATTATTCCCATAATAACAGCCCTGACTACCGAAGCTGAAAAACCCGTAACAAATACAAATAATATAAGTATAAAAATAGTAATTATATTTGCTTTTAAACTGCTCAATCTCAACTTTTTGAAAATAAAAGTAAATGGCAGAATTATAAATGCGACATTCATTCCTGAGGCTACCATGATGTGGCTAAGTCCGGCTTTACTGAATGCTGTAAAGGCATTTTCATCCAAGCCGTCCTTATATCCGATGAGCATACCTTCCAGCAGTCCTGCCTGATTTTTATCAAGAGAATAACTGATTATGTCAACAACTTTATTTTTAATCGCATATCCTATTCTATATAAGTAGCCTCCTCCTTTTTGACCGGAAACTTGAATATCTGATGCACCATGTAAATATATCCGTCCTGAAATCCCTATTGATGCCAGATATCTTCTATAATCAAATCCTGCCGGATTAGTTGCAGGCTTTGGCTTTTCAACAACCCCTGTAAAACCGATTTTTGTTCTGTAGCCTATTTTTATGTTAATATTGTTTACATAAACCAGTATCCTGTTTTTAACCTTGACGGTCTTATTTTTATAAACTACAGATTCTGTTTTTAGAACAAAATTTGACTTGCCGTCTTCCGAATTCTGTATTTCACTATCAATAAAACCCTTTACTTCTACAGGAATACCGTAATATTGATTAAAGCTTCCAATATAGCGATATTCTGCATTATAGAAAAGCATTCCGCCTGCTATAAAAAAAGAAAGCAAGATAAAAATTATAGTTTTTAAATTTCCGAGTTTTTTAAGAAGACAGATTATAGCTAACATCATTATAGAAGAAATTATAAGAAAACGATTCAATCCAATGCTGTTTATAAGTAGTATCCCTAAAATAAAGGACACAGCGAAAAGACAGAGCGGTCTTTTGATATTCAAAACAACCTCCATATTAAGTTTATAGTAAACTAGAAATTATGAATTTTCAAAGATAAAAAATGAAAGTTAAGAATTAAAAGTTGACATAGACCACAAAAACGTCTTATAAAAGACGTTTTTGTGGTCTATGATAAGATTTAAATTACTCTTTTTGCACCAATGTAAGTTCCCCGGTATTCAGATAAACTCTGAATAAGCACTTTTCCATTGGAAGTTGATGCATGAATAAATTGGTTGTTACCTAAGTAAATACCTACATGGTCTATAGCACCAGCTGATTTTCTGGAAGATGCATCAAAGAACAACAAGTCTCCAGCCCTTAAAGCTGTCTTAGAAACCCTTGTGCCATTTGAATACATGCTTGATGCTGAGCTGTTGAGGCTAACGCCAAAGTTCTTATATACGTAGCCGACATAGCCAGAGCAATCAAAGCCGCTTGGACTTTTCCCACCATAAACATACCTTACACCAATAAACTTCTTTGCATATGCAATTACCCTGCCAACCAGAGAATCATCCTCTTCGCTGACAAATGTTGCAGCTTCCGTAGAACGGGAAGTTTTTGTTGAATTCGCCGCTGAAGAAACAAATTTCTTTGAAACGTATCCAACCTTTGAACCTACTTTAACCTTGTGCCATTCAGTAAGTGTATCCAGTATTTGTACATCGGTTCCTTCTTTTAGAGAACTAATTACTTTGCTGCTTGTACTGGCACTTTCTCTGAAATTGACACCATTAGCATTAATACTTCCTTTTGTGGTAAGAACCTTTATGTAGTCACTGTTTACCCAACCGGTCTTTCCATCAAAAGAAATCTTGTACCAACCGCTAGACTTATCAAGCACTGAAACTCTCTTATTGGAAAGTTTAGTGATGACACTTGCTGAAGTATTTGGGTCTTTTCTTACATTGACGCCAGTACCCTGAATCTGGGCTGACTGCGAAGCAGCCATTGCAGCAGAGCATACTAACACAAGTGAAAAGGCGAAAATACAACCGACAAGTACCTTGGTAATCTTACCTGTCATTGGCCCCTCCTATAGTAGCGCTTCCGAAGTTAGCTGACGGGCTCGGGCAATAGGACCTCCCTACCATTCATTAAATAATAAAGAATGGATTAACCCCAAATCTTGGTTCCTCCGTACCTCTTTCGAGGATTCAGCTTATTAATTTCGTTATTATTATATTTAATTTATTACAGTTTGTCAAACTTTTAGTAATAAAACAGCAATTTTTTGGTAATATTTTTGTAATATTAATGATTTTTACACTTTCTTCCACATGATCAGAGCATGTTCAGTTATTTTTTGTAAATCATAAAACGTGTCAAATTCATATTCGGTATAACCACACTTTTCCCAGAATTTTATACCGGATGTATTATTTTTGCTTACCGAAAGACAAACAGTATTCACATTGTATGATTGCTTAAAATAACTTTCGAGAATACTAATGACTTTTTTACCATAACCTTTGGATTGGTATGGCAAGTCAATAGCTATTGAATTTAACCAGAGTATATTTTCCTCAACAGACAACGAACCTTTGACCAGACCTATAGACTTGTCGATAATAAAAGAATCCTTTTTTTCAAGAAAAATATCCAAAAAGAATACATTATTCTGAGATATAAACTTAAAAAGCTGACTGGAAAATACATCATAGCTTATAAAACTATAAACACCGGTTGCATATTTAAAGCCGTCTGTATTTTCGTAAATTGAATATATATTTTCAATACTTCCGTAGCTAATATTTTTTAAATGCAAATCATCATTCAATATATCTATCTTTAGCATATTACCATATCCTTACTGAACAAAAAGGTATTGATACAAAGAATTATACCAAATAATTGCAGTATTAAGAACAGCATATATTAGGAAATATTTGACACATAATATAAATAGCTTTATTTTTATTATATAAGCAATATAAACATTTTACAAAAGACAGAGAGGAACTAAAAATGTGTAAGGTATTTAACGAGCAATTATTTGAATGTTCTTTTATAACTCTTAAACTGTTACTGGAAGTGTTTAAAAAAAATCTAATAGATATAACTGATTTTAAGAGCAATACCGAACTTAAAATCAGTTATATCCAAAGTAACCTTAAGCATATAAATCAAATTGAAAGAAGGTCATTTATTGAATGTGTAATTCATGAATGTATTGAAATTAATCGCAGTTGCTAATTAAAACTGTAAAATTGCAAAATTAAGTCATCTAATCTTTTACTGATTCTAAGAATGTCGTGTTTCGCCCATGGTTCATTATCCAACAAATCATAAAGCTGCTGCTTAAGACACTCGACTTCTTTGTTAAGTGTATAAATATTTGTTTGCATTATGTAACCCCACTTCTTTTCTTTGGTAAAATATATACTTATTTTACCATTATTTTGTATTCAAGTAAATACATATCCTAAAATTTGTAAGTCCTTGTTGATTTTTTTGCTAAAAGCAGTTTACTTTTTAATCGTTCAGTAGTATATTAAAATAAAATAGTTTGAAATTCAAATTAAGTGAGGATTAAAGACCATGAACTCAGAAACAGAAAATAGTTTACTTATTGTGGATGAACTATTTAGAAAGCTTTTTGATAAGTACAATAAACTTGAGAGTAAAAAATTTTTTAGTAAAACTCTTGATGATCTTACTGTTATCGAAATTAATACAATAGTTGTTATAGGTCACGGTGAAGAAGATAAGAAGATGTCAGAGATTGCAAATACTTTGGGCGTCACCTTTGGTACTCCTACTGTAACTGTTGACAGGCTTATTAAAAAAGGTTATGTAATAAGAAGGCGTGACAAGGAAGACAGAAGGCAAGTTTTTATTTCTCTTTCTGAAACCGGGAAAGATGTTTTTGAATCTATTATTATTATTAGGAATATACTTGCTGAAAAAATATACGGTATCCTTAGTGAGGACGATAGAAAGGCCCTAATTAATATACTTTCATCACTTAATTCACACTTTGATGATATTTTTTGCTTCAAAAATAAGTAGTTTTTTTTTGTCGAAATACTTTGAATTTCAAATTATTTAAATTTACAATATTCGAGGTGGTGAAGTAAAAATAAAATGAACATCTATCCAGAAAAAAAGGAGGTAAAAATTATGCAAACACTGAAAAAGTACAAGAAATTTGCCGTAGTCATTGCAGTTATTTTAATTCCATTGGTCTACAGTTTTTTCTATCTTGATGCCTTTTGGGATCCATACAGCAAACTTGATAAACTTCCTGTAGCCGTAGTAAATCAAGATAATGGAGCAACTATCGGCGGTGAAAACAGAAATCTGGGAAAAGAAATTACAGACAATCTAAAAACCGATAAAAATCTTAAATGGGTTGTTACATCAGAATCTGATGCAAAGGACGGTGTAGAGAACAGAAGGTATTACGCAATGATTAATATACCTGGTGATTTCTCCAAAGATATTTCTTCGGCAGCCGACAGCGATAAAACTCAAGGTAATTTAACATATACTGTTAATGAGAAAAGAAATTATCTTGCAAGTCAAGTCCTAAGCAGGGTTACATTAGAGTTTAAGGATAAAGTCTCCAAGTCTGTTTCCGAAGAAATCGTCGGAACCCTTTTAGATCAGATAAAAGATCTTCCTAATAGTCTCAAGGAACTTGATAATGGCTTAAAGGAAATAAAAGACGGAGCTGAACTACTCTACGACAGCAATGGTAAAATTGTAAAAGGTCAGAAAAAATTTAATGACGGTGTTAATAAGCTTAACAACGGACTCTCAGAAGCCAATAACGGTTCTACTACTCTGTCAAAAGGTTCAAAACAACTCAGCGACGGTGCAGAACTGTTCTACAAGAGTTTATCAGGCGGTTCCGATAAAATAACCGGTTTGGTTAGCGGTTCCAATGCTTTTATGTCAGGTCTGTCAAATCTGAATTCAGGTTTAAATCAGCTAAATTCAGGCATTGCTATAGCTGCTCCCCAGATATCTCAACTGACTAAAGGTAGCTCTGACTTAAACAGCGGAGTACAGTCTTATACATCAGGTGTTGACAAGTATATTGAATCGGTAAACAAGGTTTCTCAGGCTCAATCTGTTTTAGCAAGCTCTATTCAGAAGTATGTGGCAACCCATCCGGAAGCCTTGACAGACCCGAATTTCAAGGCTGTAATCGCTACTCTGGAGGCCTCAAATTCTGTTCCTGAACAGCTCAAAGCTGGCGGAGAACAATTATCTTCTTCTGGAAAACAACTTGCTGAGGGTTCAGGTAAAGTTGCAGGCGGAGTTTCCCAGTTGGCTATACAATTGGGTTCTGTAACGGAAGGTATAAATAAACTTACTGCAGGATCAAACAAATTGAATAAATCATATCCAATGATTAACAAAGGTATCCTTGATACTGCTTCTAGTATCAAAACTGCCTCTGATAAATCCAAGGAGCTTGCTTCAGGTGCTTCATCAGTTAATGAAGGAGTCGCAAAACTTTCAAGCGGTGTTTCTGCACTTGCAGCTGGTAGCGAGGAATTGTTAAAGAATTCTGGTGTTATCCTTGACGGTGAAACAAAGATTCAGGATGGTTTAGGCAAACTTAAGGATGGAGTAACAGCAGCCAGCAGTGGTGTATCCTCTTCCCTTCTAAAGGCTGACGGTAAATTAAACGGTACAGACGGCTTAAAGGAATATGCAGCAGACCCTGTTAAAATTACAGAAAAGAAGGTTTACGGTATTCCTGACTATGGTACAGCCTTTACACCTTATTTTGTATCTCTGTCCCTTTGGGTTGGTGCATTGCTGATGTTCTTTGCAATTTATCTGGATGAGGAAGTAAGATTCCGCAGGTTTTCTTCCGAATCTAAAGGCTATATGAGATTTTTTGCATATACTTTCATAGGCATTGCCCAAGCTCTTGTCTTAGACATTGTTATTTTAAAAGGTTTGCACTTGGAAGTTGCTAATATGGGACTTTTTGTACTGACAAGTATCATAATTTCATTGTCATTTACATCTATAATGAGATTTTTACTTGTACAATTAAGGGATGTGGGCAAGTTCATTGCAATTCTGCTTTTGATATTACAGCTTACTTCCTGCGGAGGAACCTTCCCGATGGAACTTGTTCCACGCTTCTTCAATGTGCTTAATCCGTTTATGCCAATGACATATTCAGTTAATGCATTGAGAGAAGTAATTTCAGGTATTAATGATGGATTCCTGGCACAGAACCTGATTGTTTTAGTTGCTATAATGGCAGGTTTCCTTATATTGAACCTTATAGTATCAAAGCTGAGGTTTGGAAGCATTTCTTCTGATTCTGATGATTTTGTTAAAATATCCGAAGAAGTTTCAGCTTAAATAAAATAAATTTATAATAATTTACAAAATCCGTAAACTGACATAGTTTTTGAACTGTGTCAGTTTTTTATTGGAAGCATATCTTTGCTGTTTTTCTAGCAAAATATTATTAAAGGTATTCACATTATTTTATAGCCATAATTTGGCAGACGGAGGTATAAGCTATGAGAAACAGGAAAATAGACGATGACTCGCTTTTAACCGTTTTTGAGCGAATTATAA
This region of Clostridium sp. BNL1100 genomic DNA includes:
- a CDS encoding adenine phosphoribosyltransferase yields the protein MNFKDKLRHVMDFPKEGIDFIDITTVLQDPEAFRACMDTFRTLAEKMGDFDIIVGSESRGFIFGAPLAYHMNKGFVPVRKKGKLPYKTVREEYDLEYGKDVLEMHSDAIKPGQRVLIVDDLLATGGTTQANIKLIEKLGGEVAGIVYFIELMSLNGRDKLKGYKVDSLVKF
- a CDS encoding carbohydrate-binding protein yields the protein MFKRVKKLSILLVVCILVSISGINTVFADYPIFYQRYTADPTGIEANGRLYLYCSHDVYNPNNPGYIMNDITCISTNDLKNWTDHGEVFKASGWASLSWAPSVVAKNNKFYMYYGNGGGGIGVAVSDSPSGPFKDALGKALVTGSTPGVNPPNGFWCFDPAAFVDDDGQAYLYFGGNGEGNTRVIKLNSDMISINGSASKIVAPIFFEASLLHKYNGKYYFSYSTDFSKGAATIDYMMSDNPMTGFQYKGTVLPNPPSNEGNNNHHSIFSFKNNWYIAYHNRAVAIANGASSGDARTYQRSVCIDKITYNADGTMQKVNITTDGLTQLKYVNPYVINEAETMAQESGINTEDCSSGGRDVCNIENGDWVKVRGVDFGSTGATSFDASVASATSGGNIEIRLDSANGKLVGTCNISGTGGWQTWATKSCTVSGATGVHDLYLKFTGGSGYLFNVNNWKFSTQANKIVYGDLDGSGDINAIDFSLMKQFILGTITKFPSPDGLTAADLDGNGSIDALDYVLLKEYLLGKRTQFPVE
- the recJ gene encoding single-stranded-DNA-specific exonuclease RecJ codes for the protein MQKWILKNPKFDFKKMSKELGISELLCRIIVNRGIKDLDNARKFIKADLQGLNHPKLMKDIVKGVSIVKEKIKLNKKIRIIGDYDVDGVVSTYILYKALARCGATVDYAIPHRILDGYGISNSLVENALNDGIDTIITCDNGIAAREQIQYAKESGMTVIVTDHHDVPDILPEADAIIDMKQAECQYPFKLLCGAGVAFKFTQVLYEEMCIPREEECEFYEFVAIATVCDVVDLTEENRILVRQGLNAIADTKNIGLSALLQKTGILGKNIGVYHLGFILGPCINASGRLDWAMRGLKLLLTDDQQEAEVLAAELYELNNERKSMTVKGVEETIETIENSDLKGDRVLVVYKPEIHESIAGIIAGKVREKYNVPTFILTKGENCVKGSGRSIEEYNMFEELLKCKELFTKFGGHPMAAGFSLDADKVDILRERVNSITTLTDEDLIPKIYIDAHIPLSAINLRTAEELYYLEPYGKGNTKPLFAEKNISVKRAGVFGNERKVLKLRLQGGNSFADCIYFGNIDEFDSYVAERFGNEELQNIYAGRTNKIKLDMIFNIDINEYNGYRNVQLVLQYYR
- the holA gene encoding DNA polymerase III subunit delta; this translates as MSFDILKKELKENKLQNVYLFYGQEDYLIKYYMNAIANLIVNEETKDLNYIYLEGKKDTETLIENCETMPVFSDKKLVISRNSGFFKSKKGGGEGSDKKSENNKLADYIENMPPYTCLIFVEQEVDKRIKLVNVIKKKGLVVEFNYQKPADLVKWVVKVFKSHKKNIDNVAASYIVENSEYSMVELLNEIDKIVNFTEDKQQISIDDVQSVCTKTIKSRIFDLTDAVAEGNISKALILLNDMASLKEPMQKIMYMIVRQIRMVYRMKLLKQQGMREDAAAKQMGLTPFVASKVLALSRNMKIGILEKAMYYSLELDESIKTGKMTDRTAIELLIASMK